TCCTACTTGTCACCCTAAGGTCTTCATCACATATCTATAGTTTCTTGCTTATAAATTTCATTAAAGTATGCAGAAGTGGAAATTTATATTAGGTATTACTGTATCATTCAGTTATTTAAAAATGACAAGTACACACTTTTAAGAACCTACATCtattaagaaaaagatataaactatgatttctaaaatacatatattttaaccTCATTTTCATCTTTTTGGCTTATAAATATAACCTTATAAATACAGGAAGTAAAAAGCTTAAATGACATATTAAGATGAAAAATCATATATAAGGTattgaaatatatattctttaaagtATCTTTCCTAAGAACTGGCCTAATAATAAATGATTCCTTAGTTCAAATGAATAGAACTATATATAAAAGGAGTGCTTTCCTTTTTAGTACACATGAATAAGTAGCCAAATGCTCAAagagcattcaataaatattgaggGTATTCCAATATTTACTGATAGCGCATTCTAGCCAACTTCTAGTAATATGTAAGTATAATGTTATAGAAAACCTGTCCTGTTAAAAGTGTCCTCATAGAAAGAAAGAGACTACACAGAGATGTAGTAAATGCCCTCCATTACAGATTAGGCACTGAGGTTTAAGCTTGATAAGTAATCTAAGTCATATGCCAATGGTAGAACCGAGTCTGATTTCTAAGCCTTTTattctgggctttttttttttttaaagcatatcaCAGGTTCTCATTTTATTACTtaatcatattatttatttactatatttttactttaatttggaaaagtataaaggattaaaacattttttcctcaGCTTAACAATTCTCTAGTTTTTCTCAAAAATGAGCACTGTAAAAACAGAATGTAGTTTATAACAGAGCATTTCCACTGCTTCATTAAAATAAGTTTATATAGGAAAAAGTTCACTTTACATATAATTTTGGTTTAGCTGGAAAAAGCTTGGTTATAGCTTAAAACTTCTTCATATCATAGTAACTTCATATGTTGTGAAATGGTTTTCAATAATCTTGACATTTTCTTCAGATAGCCAATTTTCCTGTTTTAGCTGCCTTATAAGGGCTTCCAAAGACTTCAATCTCCCTAGAGTTTGTTGCTCTTGTAGCTCAAGAAGTGTTATCTTTGAATGTAGCTTAGAAACCTTCTCCCACAGATGTTCCTTATTTATGTCTTGTCTGCAGTAAGAATGTTCAATTTGTAAGACTTCTGTTCCATAGTCTACATCCTTATATAAGGAATCTTCAATGTCTACGTCTTCCATTTCCGCAGTTTCTTGTTGGGCAGGAATAAAAGAATTAATCGTAGGTCTAGAATTTTCGGTGGGTACAAAAATGGCAATAACAGATTCCTTACTTGTATTTAATTCTTCAACTGTTTGCATAATTGTGCTGAATAAGACTGGATTTTCCTGTGCTGACTTAATTTCCACGGAATTATTTGTAAAATTTGGATTAGCAAAATGATTGGTAGCTATTTCAAGCACTTCCTGTGTTTTCAAAGACTGCTGAATACTTTCTGAATCTGAAGTTGTCAAAGTAATAGTTGTAGAATTTAGATCATCAGTAGATGTGTGAAATACACCTACATCTCTATCTTGATTAACTGATGTTTCCAAAGCTGATTCTGGTTTTTCAGAATCTTGTTTAACCAGGTTAAGAgttaatatattattttgtatattttctgtttctggaGCTGGTGGCTGTGTCAAGACAGTTGAATCAAGTAATTCTGCACATTCAGTGAGCACATCCTTGTTAACTGTATTTTTCTTTGGCTCATTTGATGCAAATTGCTCCTCCTTCTTatcctccatttttttcttctgagacttttttttggaagagtctttTCCctagaaaataacattttcaaattctaaaaaAGATGCCCCTTCTAGGCTAATCTCATTATTAGAGCTGGCAATATTGACTATAACTTTGAGCAGTACACTGGCCAAACAGGTTTATTTGGTTAAAAAATATGATCTACAGAAACAACACAAATATACTTTaaggtacttttaaaaaaatcgttAAGCATATTCAATATGCAAGGTAAACATTTCAGATCATTCAAAACACCATAAAAAATCCTTGCTCATTAAATTAATAACTTTATAACTTATGTGTTATCTTTTGCTTGTTTTAAGCTATGGTTCATGATATTTAAtctaaaatttttagaaagaatattATTCTTTTGGTAAAAgcacaaatttttctttttttctcaaatatttgtttttcaccAATTATCTTTCCCTCTCATCCCCTCCATCTGATCACCTGCCTGGCAATCTGCCATCATTAAACCCTTCTCCCTATCTGCAATACCTGATTGTCTTCTGGCAAAGAAAATATTGTTGGAATTGCAGTTTGTTTCAAATATCGAATACCCCATCTGATGTCAAGAGAGTCAGGAGTAAAATGGTCGCTACATAGAAACTGGTATTTACTGGGAATCCATGAATCACGTTTCATATTCTTTAACCATTTTTCAAGTCTTTCTTTGTCATGAAGAGGaaacctgaaaataaataaattaataaattaaataaggaAAACCTTGCCAGATTCCAGGCTTTCATATCTAGGCAACTGTGGTATATATTGAATGTTTCTCCTCAAAAGATATAATCTTAATTTGCATTCCTATGCGTGTGAACCCATTCATAAATAGGACCCtgtgaagatgttattttcagttaaggtatgactcaTTAAAtcagggtgagccttaatccacATTACTGTACCATATGCTACCTAGCCAGGAGGGAGTAAGCCCTTCCAGTATCTTcatgttggacttctagcttcagaaactgagagaaaaattactgtttaagtcaacccattgtgtagtatttgtcttagcagcttGGCCAACTAAGATAGTAACCTATGCCTCAGTgctataacacagtgaaccatgtgtagaaatggactgtggttaacagtgcaaatatgaaagtgttctctcatgaactataacaaatgtacaatactaatacatggtattacTAATTGGggtgcatggaaaaaatatactaaatgtaagctatggaccatagttagtggtaaaagtctgatgatattctttctaacagtgttccacaacaatgtaaggtgttagtggagtggtgatgtatgggaattctgcacattatgcatgattgttttgtaagctcacagcttctctataaaatatattaaaaaaaaaaagcaaagcaaccATCTTTACTATATAAAAGCATCTTCATGACATCTACACCACACTTATCTTTCTGTAAGAGAAACATGTATTAAAAGCTTTTGCCTGAGAAGAATGGcttctaaaaataatttagtgTCTATTCAGGTAAAATATATATGCTCTTACAAAGtacaaaatttattctttttttatggattagtttctattttgattttgttgTGTAGTTTGCCTAGGACTAAGAAAGAGCTTTGCTAATACCACTAATACCACAAGTCAAATGATTTCTTGTCTATAATTCAAGGCAGTCTTGAGCTTTAGAGttctatttatattaatatattttaaaatacatttatagatGACATTCCCTAAACTGTAAACATTAAATATAGTGAACAACTGTCTCTTCACAACAACAAAATGTGAAACTGAGAGACTTATTTAAACAAAAAGTTTAGCTGACagtaaaatgaatattaaatctTACAATACTAATATTCTTTTCATGGCATGAACCTCAATTCTACCCATACGGACGTTATTCCAGTATTTCTAGACTTCTATAACCAATGGATTGTGAACTCCAAAGTTCAAGTTCTAAAAGAGCAACTGTAATGCAAGAAAAGAACTAAGCatgttttaaaaaagacagaATTATGGTTTATAACATGAAACAAattaaatagaaaagataaaGGCAAGACAGCTCTTTATAGGTTTTGTTTCTGCATAAAACCTATAAAGATAATAACGTGGATTTAGACTTGGTTctaacatattttaatatattttctgggCAAAACTGGATTATTGGCAGAATCTAATACAAAACTGTACTAGTCTAAAAGGTTTGGGATCAAGAGTATGAAACAACTTATATTTCATTTGCTGACTTTCCAAAAACACTAAAACATATAACATATAATACTTTCCTATTAAAAAGTAAGGTTTTTATACAAAAAGCAGTAGCTATACATTTACTCCCAATCTTAATCACTTAGCTGGTACTTTGTAGTAGCATgattcttttctaaattttaaaaactttacaaGATACTAGGGGAGGAAGAGTCTGGgcattttgtaggaaatattttttccccTGAAATTCTTATACAGAAAAATCAGATATTCTACCTTTAGAAGTTACTGCCAGAGATAAAACATTGATAGatgatataaaattttttaatcttgTATATATCAACAATTTAAGCTAAAAGTACAATAggcatgggaagcagctgtggctcaagcaattgagctcccatttaccatatggaggacctgcgTTCTATCCCTGAGACCTTctggtcaaaaaagaaaaaaggtatccCAGACCTGCTGAGTGACTCAAGAGAGATGCAGGCCCCCACATGgcaaagcaatgcaccaaaaagacgatgatgcaactggatagaaaaggaaaaaaaaaaagtacaataggTATAACTAGAAAAGTTACTTAAAgggaaaattaatattttcagagGACTTGAATTCTACTAGCCACAGTTAAGCTCATACCCTTACATTTAAAATGAGAATATGCTTTTTACaataatgtatatttatgtaatttCATGAATATGCATAATGTTTGCCAATTATATGTATTGGATCTATTTGCTAGGTTAtcaaatccttaaaaaataaattttgtgaatATTCTTATTGTAATAGGATTCCACTACCGTCTTAACAGGTAACTCTCAGAACAGATTCCAAAACAATTTAGTTTCTATGTTGGTTCAAATGGGTACTTTTACGAAATACCAGGTGGAATAAATTTTATCTGTATTCTATAGGGCCCACTTGAGGTTGGTCAGGGGCCTAGATTTCTTAACTCAAGCTGTTTTCCAGGATCATAGGGTTCAGGTAACATTCAACACTGTCACTATAGATTGTTACTGTGTTAGCATGAGCCAATTCAGTAGGTTGTTAGTGCAATCAAGAGAAcagaaataatttcatttctattttgcagattatatatggaaataaacgcatccaaaaccaaaaaaactcaCTTTCACTAAATTcacattgaggaaaaaaaattttataattgacTTCATGTGGCACTACTTTTTCCCCCCTCCTTAAAAACAGTAACTGTGTGGcccacaaaaaaaaatttttttttagtctgggattccccccaccctccatccAAGGCCAAATGACTATGGGACTATGAGATTAAATCAAGTTCAACATGATCATCCTTTACTATAAACCTCAGAACCAGAATCATTAATATTCTAGCATTTCCCACTTAATTGACCAGTATTCCTCAAACCCCAACCCCCAATATATTTTCGCATCTTCTGGAAGGGTTTCCAGGATGACATTCTGGAAATATTGCCATGCAAGTATGAATGGTTGGGGTTATtagattttttactttttttcaaatataacGGAAAGCAGCTGGGTCACCTGTGGATAAAGCGTGTCAAGTCTAAGTGGGCTTCAAAAAGTAGGTGTGATGAAAATTCAAAGGAAGTAATGGGAGGCTAAGTTAGAgctaaaagaattatttttaaatgcagaaatgcaatattttaaatacGATTTTCATAagcttttcatatatattaaGCATTTTATGTGTGCCAGTTCCTCTTTATGGCCTTAATTTACACTCTTAGCCCGGATTAAGTACTATTATTACCCCCACTTTACAGACGAGATCTGAGGCGCCGAAATAATTTGCCGAAGGTCGCTCAGGTACGAAGCAATGGTGTCAAGGATTTGAATGCACTAAGTCTGGTTTCAGGGCTCTTATAAATTATTATGCAAAACTGCCTCCCTATTCTCCTGAATAAAAACGGGAGCTTCTGTAGTTTAACGGAAATATTTCGTGAAACTAGTAATTCCGCATTTACTTCCCTGTTCTCTGTATGAATCAATAGTGTAAAGAGCACGGAGCTACAAATTGGTTATAAACCTATATCTGCCACAAAACCTTGAAGGTCTTACCTAAACTGTGGGTCTCGGTGTTGCCTCAGGAAAAAAGTGGAAATTACACTTTCGCGACCTAACTCACAGGGGTTTTACTTCAACTTTGAATGCTTCTTACCGCCTCGCAATTCACAGATTTGAAGTACTTTAGGTGGTAGCTAACGTTCAATGAAATGAGGTCGCGAGGTGGGGAAGCTCTAAGAAAAACATGGAACCCCCCAAGTTTTACTGTTTTAAAGAGGTATCAACACCGAGGTAGGCCTCTGTCTCGCTCCATAGTTGAGTCCACGCTTAGGAAGGGCGTTTCTAGGTAATCTGAACTCGAGCCTTCACGCTCTACCGCCGCGCGGAGACCGACCGCACCAGGTGCGCTGGCGAACTAATTTATAGAGCAGATGCGAGATACGCAAGCCCGGACCCAAACGCCACCGGACGGCGGTCCACAGACACGGCTGACGCGTCTGCTCCAGAGACAACTTACGGGTAAAAACTCAGCTTCCGGTCTTTATCGTTCCGTCCCCGGCGGTTCTTACAGTAGACCGCCGCGCAGTAGCGAGGCATCGCTCAGGTGATGCCTGGGGCGAGAAAACCGGCAAGGAGCGCAGACCGACCCTGCTCACTGAGGCAGGGCGGCGGGTTCACTCCACAGCGCCACAGCGCTTGCGCCGGGACAGGCCCAGGGGAAAGACGCCGCACCCATCACTTCACTTCCGCCTCCGTCGCCCACAGCCCCGCCTTTTCGAGGGGTTGGGGCCAGAAGTGACGTACAGGCTGAGGCGCAACAACAGGTTTCCACGTGCGCGTTGAGCGCCCGGGTCAGGTGGGCAGGCGGGAACCAATGGGGAAGCGTTTCGTGTAGGTCTTCTGAGGTGGCCGTGCTAGCAGCCCCCGCCCGCCAGTAGCGAACAGGCAGAGAGAGGGTTAGGTGGTGGAGGCGGCGGCTGCCTGAGGAGCGGGAGGTAGGTGTGGAAGGGCATAGGTACGCGCCTGCCCCCGGAGGTCGCGGAggccggggtgaggggctggGAGTGAGCAGCCGTTCGGAGCCCATCGTCAGGCTGGCCGGCGTCACCGCGTGAGGAGCAGAGGCAGCTGAGGTGCGGGTCGGGGACGAGGCCGGGGTCGCTGGAGGGGGGTTTGAAGTATCCCCGGCGGCCTGGCGGTTCTTTGTGGACAGGCTTGGCCTCAGCGCCCGTTGCGCCCGCCGCAGGGTTTTCGGGCTGTTTCTTGTTGAGGAATAGAACAAGCGCGGCCAAACCATAGAATAGTGCGTTTTATGTTTTGAGGGGTACCGCTGGCTTTCTCGGGAGTCTTGACAGTccctctggggggggggggaacccgAGGAGTCCCGATGGCGGGGCCTGGACAGGCCGGGCTTGAGCTCGTCGCTTTTGGGCAGTCCGACCCCGCAGGCCACCGGCTCCTGAGGAGTAGGGCCCAGGCTGATGCCTGCCGGTTCCCTCTTTGCAAGGAGAATCCAGAAAAACACGAGTCCGTTTAGTcagaaatgatcagatatttgtTTTGAGCCCGTGCAGTAACGTTTATTAAGCTAGTAACAACTTATGACAAGGTGTCCCCCTGTCAGTTTTAGATCCGCGTCCTGGCTAGGGAGCAACATGCGGCGGTTGCTGCGTCCACAGGACGCCCTCCGTTTGTGTTCTCTTTAAACCTGGAGGTTGTATTTGATCCTTGGTACCCGTGACTATGAGTAACTCTTTGGAAAGAAGTAATCCACCTGCTAATTATGCTCAGAAATGGCCACaggagaggaaggcaggaagTTTCCACAAACCATAGAGTGTTTTCGTCAGCCTTGTTTTTATGTCATCATAGTTTATTAAGGACTCCTGTggtacaaaaaaaacaaaacaaaaaaacgctTCGTTTTGAATCTTAAATTATTAAATCTATATTATCAAGAAATTGTTGATATCTaagttaaaacatttttaagttgAGATTAGTATTTTATTGACTACTGATAAGTTTGAAAATAAGAATTTAGCTTATATAAAGTACAAATTGTGAAAGTTCATTTTTCTGGCATCCTTAGCAGAAATCTTCAATTCTGTTGTGAGTCTTAAATAGTACTTACCTACCCATGCTTCCTTGTTAAATATTTGAGAACCTTACATTAGAAAACTAAACATTACAGTCTTTTGCAGTGTCAGTATTAGTAATGTGATATTAAGATTCTCTatttgcattccttggctcatttTTCTGAACTGAAAGCTGAAGTTGGTGCTTTCTTGGGGAGGGTAGATTACTTTGAATTTAGACGCACTAGACTATTTACCTTGATAAtaccctctctttttttctaatgtagttaattacatcttttttttaatccccagaGAATATGAATTCTTGAAAATAAGATTggaatcctttaaaaaattatttaaattttccaCTCTTACTGCATTGCTTACATATGATGGTTCTTCAGTATTAACTGGTAAAATTCAGTTATTGGATATTTTTATGTTTACTCTGTGTGTGGCCAGAGTATTCATGTGAAAGCCAACAAAGATTTATTCTCAATTTGGTTGATTATTGTTCTCAAGAAGGTTCCAGCCAAATTGGGGTTATTAACACCTATATGTAAATGAGAAAACACGTCAACAGGTACAAGGTACCTAGCGATTTGATATTGCATTAAATATACCTTGTATCCTAAAGGTTCATTGgggttcttttccttttttggggtggggagttattttaaaaggaaaaagtctTAAGACTTGCtctatgttaaaattttttttttctcttcttttttaggatattAGAAATGGCTACTCCTCAGTCGGTTTTCATCTTTGCAATATGCATTTTAGTGATAACAGAATTAATTCTGGCCTCAAAAAGTTACTATGATATTTTAGGTGTGCCAAAGTCGGCATCAGAGC
This window of the Dasypus novemcinctus isolate mDasNov1 chromosome 5, mDasNov1.1.hap2, whole genome shotgun sequence genome carries:
- the THAP5 gene encoding THAP domain-containing protein 5 isoform X1, which encodes MPRYCAAVYCKNRRGRNDKDRKLSFYPFPLHDKERLEKWLKNMKRDSWIPSKYQFLCSDHFTPDSLDIRWGIRYLKQTAIPTIFSLPEDNQGKDSSKKKSQKKKMEDKKEEQFASNEPKKNTVNKDVLTECAELLDSTVLTQPPAPETENIQNNILTLNLVKQDSEKPESALETSVNQDRDVGVFHTSTDDLNSTTITLTTSDSESIQQSLKTQEVLEIATNHFANPNFTNNSVEIKSAQENPVLFSTIMQTVEELNTSKESVIAIFVPTENSRPTINSFIPAQQETAEMEDVDIEDSLYKDVDYGTEVLQIEHSYCRQDINKEHLWEKVSKLHSKITLLELQEQQTLGRLKSLEALIRQLKQENWLSEENVKIIENHFTTYEVTMI
- the THAP5 gene encoding THAP domain-containing protein 5 isoform X2, which codes for MKRDSWIPSKYQFLCSDHFTPDSLDIRWGIRYLKQTAIPTIFSLPEDNQGKDSSKKKSQKKKMEDKKEEQFASNEPKKNTVNKDVLTECAELLDSTVLTQPPAPETENIQNNILTLNLVKQDSEKPESALETSVNQDRDVGVFHTSTDDLNSTTITLTTSDSESIQQSLKTQEVLEIATNHFANPNFTNNSVEIKSAQENPVLFSTIMQTVEELNTSKESVIAIFVPTENSRPTINSFIPAQQETAEMEDVDIEDSLYKDVDYGTEVLQIEHSYCRQDINKEHLWEKVSKLHSKITLLELQEQQTLGRLKSLEALIRQLKQENWLSEENVKIIENHFTTYEVTMI